TTTGTTTATAACAAGTCCTGAAGATGACGGATTAAAATAAACATCTTCTAAAATTTTGACAGGCATATCAGGTAGGGCAGCAACAGCCATTTTTTGTAAATAATAATCGTTTAAGATGACATCTGTACGCCCTTTAACTAAGTCAGTCATGTATTGATCATTTGTTGCGTTGTCGTAATTCACTAAGGTAGCACCTAAAGACTCAGCAACTTTCATGTAGGTAGTAGACGCTTCGCCGGCTGCTTTTTTTCCTTTTATGTCGTCTAACGAGGCAATACCTGAATTATCTTCTTTTCTAACAACCATGCTACCGAATGAATACTTGATGGGTTCTGATAAGCTAAATTTTTCTTCACGTTTTTTATTGATTGAAAAATCATTTGCTGCCACATCAGCTTTATTGGTTTGAACAGCTGACAGCATCCCATCAACGTTAAATTCTTTAAAGGTTACTTTTTTATTTAGTCGTTTCCCAATTTCTTTTGTTACTTCTATGTCATAACCAGTGAGTTCATTTTTATCATTGTAGTATGAACTTGGAAATAGTGTGCCAGATGTGGCAACCACTAATTCATCTGATTGTTTCTTGTTTGATTCAGTTGCTTTCTTTTCGCTTGTACAACCACCTAAAATAAGTAATAAAGATGTAGATAAAATAAGTAATGTTTTTTTCATGGTGTCTCTCCTTTTGATATTTAATGCACGTATGAGTATAGTGAGAGTTAACGTTAAAATCTATTTGTTTGGCTTACTATCATTACTTTTAGTTAAAAATAAGGTTAATAGGTCGAATATAGAAACAATATTGTTCTTTTGAAATTTTAGACTTATCATAAGGAAATTTGTTATAATAGGGTAAAAGAATAAGAGGAGTGTTTTAATATGCCACTTGTCCATATTGAATTATTAGAAGGAAGATCACTAGAACAAAAAGAAGCATTAGTAAAAGATGTGACTGAAGCCATTGTTAAAAATACTGGAGCCAAAACTGAAAATGTGCATATTGTTATTTCTGATATGACAAAAGGAAACTATGCGGTAGGCGGTAAGATGGCATAATCTTCTGTTTGTTTCGCACTGGTATTATTGAAAAAGGTATGATAAAATTGAACAGATGATTAGAGATCAAGATAAGGAGAGTTAATATGTATCAATTTCTATTAACCCTAATGTTAGTTTTATCCATTTTAATTATTATTGCTGTGATGATGCAACCAAGTAAGCAAAATAGTGCTGCTAGTGCGTTTTCAGGTGGTGCAACTGAATTATTTGGTAAAACAAAAGCTCGTGGGTTTGAAGCATTTATGAAACGTGCAACAACGGTTATGGGTATTGCATGGGTTGCAGTGGCTATTGCGCTTGCGTATTTGTCATCAAAATAATGTTAATGTATCTCCTGTTATGACAGGAGATTTTTTTATTGTTATAATAACTTAGCAGATATGTTTGAAGGGAGTTAAATAAATGAAAATAGAACCATTTTATTCAAAAGTAAGCAATAAAGCTGTGTTATTATTCCATGCTTATACAGGGAGTTCAAATGATGTCAGAGCATTAGCTAGAAGAGTTGAAAGAGCAGGTTATTCTGTTTATGCTCCAATGTTTACAGGTCATGGGACAAATGATCCAATGGATATTTTAGAACAAACGTCTGATGTATGGTGGCAAGATACTAAGCGTGCGATAGACTTTTTAAAAGAAGAAGGACATACACAATTTGCTGTATTTGGTTTATCAATGGGTGGATTATTTGCAATGAAGTTGCTTGAAACTTATCCTGATTTATTTGTTGGTGGAGGAGCATTTTCTTCTCCACTTGACCCAACGGATACAACCAATATTTACCCTAATTTTTTGAAATATTGTGAATACCGTTATGATCAATTAAATCTTTCAGTAGAAGAAAAAACACAAAAAATTGATACGATAAAAGAGCCTTTAGATACTCAACTAAAGGATATCAGTGGAACAGTCCAAACCGTTTATGACGGATTATCTGATGTAGAAAAACCAATTTTTCTCGCACAATCAGCCAAAGATGAAATGGTGCGTGCAGAAGGCGTTTATGATGCAGCAAGAGGTATGAAAAAGGCGTTTGTTGAAGTCCATTGGTATCCAAATAGCACTCATGTCATCACAGTGAGCCATGATAAAATTCAATTTGAACAAGATGTGGTTCAATTTATTCAAAAACTATCATGGGAATAGGAGGAAGTATGAGAAAAACATTAAAAGAAACAATTTTAGAGACAATGACCTCTAGTAAAAAAAAGTCATTTTCAGTCGAACAATTAGCAGAAATGCTGGATTTACAAAAAAGCAATGATTTTAAAGAATTAGTTCAAGTTATCGCTCAGATGGAAAGAGAGCAACTTGTGACGTTTAATCAAAAAGGAAAAATAAAATTAGTCACAAAAGAAACGGTTCTTGAAGGCGTGTTTCGTTCAAATGAACGAGGATTTGGCTTTGTTACGGTTGAGGGCGAGGATTCAGATGTCTTTATTAGTCGAGATGAGACTGGTTATGCTCTTGAAGGAGATAAAGTTGAAATCGAGATATTAAAAGCAGGTAATCCATTGGAAGACCAAGCACCAG
This genomic stretch from Vagococcus sp. CY52-2 harbors:
- a CDS encoding transporter substrate-binding domain-containing protein; translated protein: MKKTLLILSTSLLLILGGCTSEKKATESNKKQSDELVVATSGTLFPSSYYNDKNELTGYDIEVTKEIGKRLNKKVTFKEFNVDGMLSAVQTNKADVAANDFSINKKREEKFSLSEPIKYSFGSMVVRKEDNSGIASLDDIKGKKAAGEASTTYMKVAESLGATLVNYDNATNDQYMTDLVKGRTDVILNDYYLQKMAVAALPDMPVKILEDVYFNPSSSGLVINKDNAALKKDIDSAISDMKKDGTLAKIATSFYGEDISKKPSVTISKTIEVE
- a CDS encoding 2-hydroxymuconate tautomerase; this translates as MPLVHIELLEGRSLEQKEALVKDVTEAIVKNTGAKTENVHIVISDMTKGNYAVGGKMA
- the secG gene encoding preprotein translocase subunit SecG, with amino-acid sequence MYQFLLTLMLVLSILIIIAVMMQPSKQNSAASAFSGGATELFGKTKARGFEAFMKRATTVMGIAWVAVAIALAYLSSK
- a CDS encoding carboxylesterase is translated as MKIEPFYSKVSNKAVLLFHAYTGSSNDVRALARRVERAGYSVYAPMFTGHGTNDPMDILEQTSDVWWQDTKRAIDFLKEEGHTQFAVFGLSMGGLFAMKLLETYPDLFVGGGAFSSPLDPTDTTNIYPNFLKYCEYRYDQLNLSVEEKTQKIDTIKEPLDTQLKDISGTVQTVYDGLSDVEKPIFLAQSAKDEMVRAEGVYDAARGMKKAFVEVHWYPNSTHVITVSHDKIQFEQDVVQFIQKLSWE